One Hydrogenobacter sp. genomic window carries:
- a CDS encoding metal-sensitive transcriptional regulator has protein sequence MKECDIYLPEESIKELLNRLLRIEGQVKGLQRMLKERKSCDDILIQISAVKSALNSVAIKLLKDHAEYCVKPGIEYGDIRAFEDFMGALEKLIKGGC, from the coding sequence ATGAAAGAATGCGATATATATTTACCGGAAGAGAGCATAAAAGAACTTTTAAATAGGCTTCTTCGCATAGAGGGGCAAGTAAAAGGACTCCAAAGGATGCTAAAGGAAAGAAAGAGCTGTGATGATATACTCATTCAAATATCAGCAGTTAAATCTGCGCTGAACTCTGTTGCCATTAAGCTTTTAAAAGACCATGCGGAGTATTGCGTAAAGCCAGGAATAGAATATGGAGATATAAGAGCTTTTGAAGATTTCATGGGAGCTCTTGAAAAGCTCATAAAGGGAGGTTGCTGA
- a CDS encoding mercuric transporter MerT family protein: MRETVSSLLGMVASFLSASCCIAPTLFVVFGVSTGSLSFLNVLEPYRFYFLAMGYIAVGYSFYKSFLKKPNVDCVCEDRVKFHKLRKGLTLMAFVFLLVSTLYPYILAKIYGN; this comes from the coding sequence ATGAGGGAGACAGTAAGTAGCCTTTTAGGAATGGTTGCGTCCTTTTTGTCCGCTTCCTGTTGTATTGCCCCTACTCTATTTGTAGTATTCGGTGTATCAACAGGAAGTCTTAGCTTTCTCAACGTTCTTGAACCATACAGGTTTTACTTTCTGGCTATGGGTTATATCGCTGTTGGCTACTCCTTTTATAAAAGCTTTCTTAAAAAACCTAATGTAGATTGTGTATGTGAAGATAGAGTAAAATTCCACAAACTTAGAAAAGGTTTAACCCTAATGGCTTTTGTGTTTCTGCTTGTCTCCACATTATACCCATATATCCTTGCAAAAATTTATGGAAACTAA
- a CDS encoding heavy metal-associated domain-containing protein, whose protein sequence is MVSLSFAEEVFVIDVEGMTCEMCQIAVKRAISQINGVKRLLTSLNNNIAVVIAQDGTKEDLLLKAISNTGNYKGTVIGKTRF, encoded by the coding sequence ATGGTAAGCCTTAGCTTTGCAGAAGAAGTTTTCGTGATTGATGTGGAAGGTATGACATGCGAAATGTGTCAAATTGCTGTCAAAAGGGCTATTTCTCAAATAAATGGGGTTAAGCGACTATTAACCTCTCTAAATAACAATATAGCTGTGGTTATTGCACAGGACGGAACAAAAGAAGACCTTTTATTGAAGGCTATATCAAATACTGGAAACTATAAGGGTACTGTAATTGGTAAGACAAGATTTTAG
- a CDS encoding cation transporter yields the protein MIYLKITGMTCGHCAKTVKKALESVPGVSKAKVYFPQGYAVVEGNKALDVETLIEAVRSSGYRAEPLEKGSVYISSGDYYDMFILGGGSAGFAAAIKAVELGAKKCL from the coding sequence ATGATTTATCTGAAAATAACTGGTATGACCTGTGGGCATTGTGCTAAGACTGTGAAAAAGGCACTTGAGAGTGTGCCAGGTGTAAGTAAAGCGAAGGTCTATTTCCCTCAAGGCTATGCAGTGGTGGAAGGCAATAAGGCTTTGGATGTGGAAACTTTAATAGAAGCAGTTAGAAGTTCTGGATACAGAGCTGAACCCCTTGAGAAAGGCTCCGTATATATTTCATCAGGAGATTACTACGATATGTTTATTTTAGGTGGCGGTTCTGCTGGGTTCGCAGCTGCTATAAAGGCTGTAGAACTTGGAGCTAAAAAGTGCTTATAG
- a CDS encoding FAD-dependent oxidoreductase — MPEITMGEEPELRRKLKELLEKEGMKIYTSAKVEEVSEYKGGILLKILHDNKKMEVIGSHILIAVGRRANTEHTGIERVGVELDDRGFIKVDDYLQTTNKDIYGAGDCINRMLLVTTAAMEGAVAAENALLGNRKRIDYLPVPRAIFTDPELASVGFTEEGARKRGMDVETRVLDFTKVPRAIISLKNHGLIKMVVEKGSRRILGVHMLSPHGAELIHKAVPLIKYGLRLEDVIDMVDVYSTLSEAIKLCAQSFYKDISKLSCCAV; from the coding sequence TTGCCAGAAATCACTATGGGTGAAGAACCAGAGCTAAGAAGGAAGCTTAAGGAACTTTTAGAAAAGGAAGGTATGAAAATTTACACCTCAGCAAAGGTTGAAGAGGTTAGTGAATACAAAGGAGGCATACTTCTAAAAATACTGCACGATAACAAGAAAATGGAAGTTATAGGTAGTCATATACTTATCGCAGTTGGGAGGAGAGCCAATACGGAGCATACAGGTATTGAAAGAGTTGGCGTAGAACTGGACGATAGAGGGTTCATAAAGGTTGATGATTATCTCCAAACCACAAATAAAGACATATACGGAGCTGGAGACTGTATAAATAGAATGCTTCTTGTCACTACGGCAGCTATGGAAGGTGCTGTTGCAGCGGAAAATGCCTTGCTTGGAAACAGAAAAAGAATTGATTACTTGCCTGTCCCCCGTGCCATATTTACAGATCCTGAGCTTGCCAGCGTTGGTTTTACTGAAGAGGGGGCAAGAAAAAGGGGTATGGACGTGGAGACAAGGGTTTTAGACTTTACTAAAGTTCCAAGGGCGATTATCAGCCTTAAGAATCATGGACTTATAAAAATGGTAGTAGAAAAAGGTTCAAGGCGTATTCTCGGTGTTCATATGCTTTCTCCTCATGGAGCTGAGTTGATACACAAAGCCGTGCCACTTATAAAATATGGGCTTAGGCTTGAAGATGTTATTGATATGGTAGACGTTTATTCTACGCTTTCTGAAGCGATAAAACTATGTGCCCAATCCTTCTATAAGGACATTTCAAAGCTTTCCTGCTGTGCTGTATAA
- a CDS encoding molybdenum cofactor biosynthesis protein MoaE: MVPKVYIGIEWLGIEKILAHYDIPSNCGASVTFLGIARSAPEDGDVKELHYEAFPEMAVKVMEEIRQEAIKLFSVKEVFVHHRLGIVRVGEPSFLVCVFGGHREETFKACRYVVDEVKKRAPIWKKEVFSNGKGEWVLGA, encoded by the coding sequence ATGGTGCCAAAAGTTTATATAGGTATAGAGTGGTTGGGTATAGAGAAAATACTTGCTCATTACGATATTCCCAGTAATTGTGGAGCGAGCGTAACCTTTCTTGGTATAGCAAGATCGGCTCCGGAAGATGGGGATGTAAAAGAGCTTCACTACGAAGCTTTTCCAGAAATGGCTGTCAAAGTTATGGAGGAAATAAGACAGGAAGCAATAAAACTCTTTTCCGTCAAAGAGGTTTTTGTCCACCACAGGCTTGGTATTGTTAGAGTAGGGGAGCCATCCTTTCTCGTGTGTGTCTTTGGTGGGCATAGAGAGGAGACATTTAAAGCGTGTAGGTACGTGGTGGATGAGGTTAAAAAGAGGGCACCTATATGGAAAAAAGAGGTATTTTCAAACGGTAAAGGCGAGTGGGTACTCGGAGCATGA
- the moaA gene encoding GTP 3',8-cyclase MoaA — protein MIKDSYGRELHDLRISVTDRCNFRCQFCMPAEQEYEFYPRSEILTFEEIKRIVEVSVRLGVSKVRITGGEPLVRKHIENLVKLLSEVKGLQDISMTTNGFLLSEKARSLKEAGLKRVTVSFHSLRDEVFSKVVGRSIKVSQILSGIETALEVGLHPVKVNVCVVKGLNDGEILDIAKFFKSMGVVVRFIEFMDVGNVNGWSLEKVVSAKEIVRVISREFEIEPVEKSYRGEVADRYRYKDDGLEFGVISSVTQPFCGDCNRLRLTADGKLLTCLFATDGYDIKTLIRGGASDEDIEDFIRSVWHSRKDRYSEERLEKLSKGEVIRKVEMFKVGG, from the coding sequence ATGATAAAGGACAGCTACGGAAGGGAACTTCACGACCTTAGAATATCAGTAACTGACAGGTGTAACTTCAGGTGTCAGTTTTGTATGCCAGCCGAACAAGAGTATGAGTTTTATCCTCGTTCGGAGATACTTACCTTTGAGGAGATAAAGCGTATAGTGGAAGTAAGCGTCAGATTAGGAGTCAGTAAGGTAAGAATAACTGGAGGAGAGCCTCTCGTCAGAAAACACATCGAGAATCTTGTAAAGCTTCTTTCTGAGGTAAAAGGTTTGCAAGACATAAGCATGACTACAAACGGATTTTTGCTTTCAGAAAAGGCAAGATCACTCAAAGAGGCAGGTTTAAAGAGAGTAACTGTGAGTTTCCACTCTTTAAGAGATGAGGTGTTTTCCAAAGTAGTCGGTAGGAGTATAAAAGTTTCACAGATACTGAGCGGTATAGAAACAGCTCTTGAGGTTGGTCTCCATCCTGTCAAGGTCAATGTGTGTGTGGTAAAAGGTCTTAACGATGGCGAAATACTTGATATAGCAAAGTTTTTCAAAAGTATGGGTGTAGTTGTAAGATTCATAGAGTTTATGGATGTAGGCAATGTGAACGGATGGTCTTTGGAAAAGGTAGTGTCAGCTAAGGAAATAGTTAGAGTAATATCTAGGGAGTTTGAAATTGAACCCGTAGAAAAGAGCTACAGAGGTGAGGTAGCTGACAGATACAGATACAAAGATGACGGACTTGAGTTTGGTGTTATCTCATCCGTGACACAACCCTTTTGTGGGGATTGCAACAGACTCCGACTTACAGCTGACGGAAAGCTCCTTACTTGCCTTTTTGCAACGGATGGCTACGATATCAAGACACTCATAAGAGGTGGTGCAAGCGATGAGGATATAGAGGATTTTATAAGATCCGTATGGCATTCAAGAAAGGACAGATACTCGGAGGAGAGATTGGAGAAATTAAGTAAAGGGGAGGTTATAAGGAAAGTGGAGATGTTCAAAGTGGGTGGTTGA
- a CDS encoding ABC transporter permease produces MQYALKTVARISFRYILASRGSTLLVSIIALLGVILSVVAVLLTMGVFAGFQHALKEKILSTSPHIVVSLLTGDQMTDYEDRIKLLKDVKTVYPIVIYQAILSKGSSIQSVSVKGMRPSDILRKRKFLIEGTFHGGILVGKGLSDLMGIKVGESVTLVSPMGRATPFGFIPKVASFKIDGVFQTGTFDQDYLTVIMPMSKATEFFGPQWQLYGFEVFVKDPYKAQEVKREIEKELGNAVVVRSWIDLNKPLFNALQLEKVGIFFVLLLMVIVASFNITSLLFMKVREKIRDIAVLRTFGLKKVEVAMIFVLEGITLGTVGSIGGLLISLIGGYLINEYKLVRVPADVYLMDHVPVFFETGDVVITLGGAFFLSLLASLLPAYRASKMSIVEILRNE; encoded by the coding sequence GTGCAATACGCTTTAAAGACCGTAGCGCGCATATCCTTCAGATACATATTAGCCAGTAGAGGTTCAACATTACTTGTATCCATCATTGCCCTTTTGGGCGTGATCTTGAGCGTTGTAGCTGTCCTTCTTACTATGGGTGTTTTTGCAGGTTTCCAGCACGCATTAAAAGAGAAGATCCTTTCAACCTCACCTCACATCGTGGTTAGTCTTTTGACAGGTGATCAGATGACTGACTACGAAGATAGGATAAAGCTTCTCAAAGATGTAAAAACCGTTTATCCGATCGTCATATATCAAGCTATCCTCTCCAAAGGTAGTTCTATTCAAAGCGTGAGCGTAAAAGGTATGAGACCCTCTGACATACTTAGAAAGAGGAAGTTTTTAATTGAAGGTACTTTTCATGGTGGGATACTCGTAGGTAAGGGTCTTTCCGATCTTATGGGTATAAAGGTGGGTGAAAGTGTGACTTTGGTCTCACCAATGGGTAGAGCTACACCCTTTGGTTTTATACCTAAGGTGGCAAGTTTTAAGATAGATGGCGTGTTTCAGACCGGCACTTTTGATCAGGATTACCTCACAGTTATAATGCCTATGTCTAAAGCTACGGAATTTTTCGGTCCACAGTGGCAACTCTACGGCTTTGAGGTGTTTGTAAAAGACCCTTACAAAGCCCAGGAGGTGAAAAGAGAAATAGAAAAAGAACTCGGTAACGCTGTCGTGGTACGCTCGTGGATAGATCTGAACAAACCCCTCTTTAATGCCTTACAGCTTGAAAAGGTAGGCATATTCTTTGTCCTCCTTTTGATGGTAATAGTTGCATCCTTTAACATAACGAGCCTCCTTTTTATGAAGGTAAGGGAAAAGATCAGGGATATAGCTGTCCTGCGCACCTTTGGACTTAAAAAAGTGGAAGTAGCCATGATATTCGTACTTGAGGGGATCACTTTGGGTACTGTAGGCTCTATCGGTGGTCTTTTAATCTCACTAATTGGCGGGTATCTCATAAACGAATACAAACTGGTTAGGGTACCTGCAGATGTTTACCTTATGGATCATGTGCCTGTATTTTTTGAAACAGGGGATGTGGTAATTACCTTAGGTGGCGCTTTTTTCCTTTCTTTACTTGCAAGCCTCCTACCTGCTTACAGGGCTAGTAAGATGAGTATAGTGGAGATCCTCAGAAATGAGTGA
- a CDS encoding ABC transporter ATP-binding protein yields the protein MSEVIKVSNLWKVYPDGTKALKSVDLVIKEGEFCGLMGPSGSGKSTLLHLIAGLDRPTEGKIWVLGREVTAMKEDELADFRKNNLAFVFQLFYLLEDFSVLENLLLVGDMVGIKDARKKALEILSFLRLEDKAHQKPSQLSGGQMQRVAIGRALMLEPKVLLADEPTGNLDLEEGTRIFELFKHLNQERGITFLVATHNTELSKFFSRIVRLRDGTLFY from the coding sequence ATGAGTGAGGTCATCAAGGTTTCCAATCTTTGGAAGGTCTATCCAGACGGTACTAAGGCTTTAAAATCTGTTGATCTTGTAATCAAAGAAGGAGAGTTCTGTGGGCTTATGGGACCTTCAGGTTCTGGAAAAAGTACACTTCTGCATCTCATAGCTGGACTTGATCGTCCCACGGAAGGGAAGATATGGGTGCTTGGAAGGGAAGTAACAGCTATGAAAGAGGATGAGCTTGCGGACTTCAGAAAAAACAATTTAGCCTTTGTGTTTCAGCTGTTCTATCTTCTAGAAGATTTTAGCGTGCTTGAAAACCTTCTGCTTGTAGGTGATATGGTTGGTATAAAGGATGCAAGAAAGAAAGCTCTTGAAATTCTTAGCTTTTTGAGACTTGAGGACAAGGCACATCAAAAGCCCAGCCAACTCTCAGGGGGTCAGATGCAGAGGGTAGCCATAGGTAGAGCCTTAATGCTTGAACCCAAAGTGTTACTTGCGGATGAACCTACGGGAAACCTTGACCTTGAAGAAGGCACAAGAATATTTGAACTGTTTAAACACCTCAATCAAGAGAGGGGAATTACTTTCCTCGTTGCAACACATAATACAGAACTTAGCAAATTTTTCAGCAGGATAGTAAGGCTTAGAGATGGTACTTTATTTTA